The Niastella koreensis GR20-10 genome includes a window with the following:
- a CDS encoding class I SAM-dependent methyltransferase: MQNKLQQDFGNIDIYLFDQLLKGRYDNCKKVLDAGCGHGRNLVYFLRNGYEVFGIDPQPHAVEAVRELSAALAPANSLQNFVVSTAEDLPFTDVTFDLVISSAVLHFAKEASHFDAMLRAMFRVLKPGGYFFARLASDIGIEHLVKPTGNNRYLLPDGSERYLVNEQVLLQYTNEFGVLYEPIKTTNVQHMRCMTTWCVMKN, translated from the coding sequence ATGCAAAACAAACTTCAACAAGACTTCGGCAATATTGACATCTACCTGTTCGACCAACTGCTGAAAGGCCGTTATGACAACTGTAAAAAAGTTCTGGATGCCGGCTGTGGCCATGGACGAAACCTGGTTTACTTTTTACGTAATGGTTACGAGGTTTTTGGGATTGATCCGCAACCGCACGCTGTTGAAGCAGTGAGGGAATTATCAGCCGCATTGGCCCCGGCTAATTCGTTGCAGAATTTCGTAGTAAGCACAGCAGAAGATCTGCCCTTTACCGATGTCACCTTTGACCTGGTTATCAGCAGCGCGGTCCTGCACTTTGCAAAGGAAGCATCCCATTTCGACGCCATGCTGCGGGCTATGTTCCGGGTTTTAAAACCAGGCGGCTACTTTTTTGCGCGCTTAGCATCGGACATTGGGATTGAGCACCTGGTAAAACCCACAGGTAATAACCGCTATTTACTGCCAGATGGTTCGGAACGCTATTTGGTTAATGAACAGGTGCTGTTACAATATACCAATGAGTTCGGCGTATTATATGAACCCATTAAAACCACCAATGTGCAGCATATGCGTTGCATGACCACGTGGTGTGTTATGAAGAATTAA
- a CDS encoding EndoS/ChiA family endoglycosidase, which yields MQLLIFSSRRWHSATTGLLLAMSIVSCSKPGLKTDPSGSGRNPGTETIPGPPNHKIAYYAFDATPTGTPAVKLPLTNFANAANEVVLFEGTPWEMADSVHYGSNSAYIKTVNPNYTSYAAIIRDARVLQSRGVRVLWNVDDANSWNTTTPFTTYNGTGLNYHQFAAFVKACVVDSLHFDGIALDVEHMGSTAANTNFTNLVKEFGLYFGPKSANPTNTIYTAAIYDGAQAGFAIGQSTTVAAYLNYVEDMGYFENNTTRFNRWANVIGASKTMIGVSKQYNSLSNATTAAAWEPSGGTKAGIMVFAGNVDSSYTNKIFRAVK from the coding sequence ATGCAACTACTTATTTTCTCCAGCCGGAGGTGGCATTCCGCTACCACCGGGTTGCTGCTCGCCATGAGCATTGTTTCGTGTTCAAAGCCAGGTTTAAAAACCGATCCCTCCGGCAGCGGACGAAACCCAGGCACTGAAACTATTCCCGGTCCGCCCAATCACAAAATAGCCTATTACGCATTTGATGCAACGCCTACGGGTACCCCGGCCGTAAAGCTGCCGCTCACCAACTTCGCCAACGCAGCCAACGAAGTGGTGCTCTTCGAGGGAACGCCCTGGGAAATGGCTGATTCCGTTCATTACGGCAGTAACAGCGCCTATATCAAGACCGTGAACCCGAACTATACTTCTTATGCGGCCATCATCAGGGACGCAAGAGTGCTGCAGTCGCGGGGCGTAAGGGTGCTATGGAACGTGGATGATGCCAATTCGTGGAACACCACCACGCCTTTTACCACCTACAACGGCACGGGGTTGAACTATCACCAGTTTGCCGCTTTTGTAAAAGCCTGCGTTGTCGATTCACTGCATTTTGACGGAATAGCCCTGGATGTGGAGCATATGGGCAGTACGGCCGCCAACACCAACTTCACCAACCTGGTGAAGGAATTCGGGTTATATTTCGGGCCTAAATCGGCTAACCCCACTAACACCATTTATACGGCAGCTATCTATGACGGAGCGCAGGCAGGGTTTGCCATCGGTCAATCCACTACGGTTGCGGCTTACCTGAACTATGTGGAGGATATGGGTTATTTTGAAAACAATACTACGCGCTTCAATCGCTGGGCCAACGTTATCGGGGCTTCAAAAACCATGATCGGGGTGTCTAAACAATATAACAGCCTCAGTAATGCTACCACGGCGGCGGCCTGGGAACCGTCTGGCGGCACCAAGGCAGGTATTATGGTCTTTGCAGGGAATGTCGATTCATCTTATACGAACAAAATCTTCAGGGCAGTGAAATAA
- a CDS encoding RagB/SusD family nutrient uptake outer membrane protein: MKTYQSYIYIAALLFGLSACNKQLNTAPSDAVPEEIVLKSVTNLNTLYEGTWRAMMDDFYGDIYGNPGFKTIALVSEAMGDDVNLITTKYSYAPVYRFTQMVDKTQSRNNVIWNQLYKIINSANIILANVDKVSGDAADKQVLKGQALALRAHVYLTIASFYQFSYLKDPLAKTAPIYTTPTTDTTHGNPKATLKDIYSLVVTDLLQAKDLLNGYQRTAKYKINQDVVNGLLARAYLNTGQWLSAAAAADEALKNYPLMPPADYTRGFNDVNNSEWIWGHPETPSQSDGSYSFNFLDVSSAASGYYSFMADPFFGDLFDNGDIRKTLFSWDPNAGRQGYLQYKKFRFRDDVTGDLVLMRSAEAYLIKAEGYARNNNITDGAAALNALRTARGAVTFDATGATQQQLLDAVLLERRKELWGEGFALSDIIRNQLPVVRKPYVDASGNDRLIGYTQSDGSIKQYPIKYHTALKFADGTPFIPNSINYLFTLPQTEEQNNPNLLN, translated from the coding sequence ATGAAAACATACCAATCATATATATACATTGCCGCGCTGCTATTTGGGCTATCGGCCTGCAACAAGCAATTAAACACCGCACCATCCGATGCTGTGCCCGAAGAAATTGTGCTGAAGTCAGTGACCAACTTGAACACCCTGTACGAAGGCACCTGGCGGGCCATGATGGACGACTTTTATGGTGATATTTATGGTAACCCCGGTTTTAAAACCATTGCATTGGTAAGCGAAGCCATGGGCGACGATGTGAACCTGATCACCACCAAATACAGTTATGCCCCCGTTTACCGGTTCACCCAAATGGTTGATAAAACCCAAAGCCGCAATAATGTTATCTGGAACCAGCTGTACAAGATCATTAACAGCGCCAACATCATTCTGGCCAATGTTGATAAGGTAAGCGGTGATGCTGCCGACAAACAGGTGCTGAAAGGACAGGCACTGGCATTGCGGGCGCATGTGTACCTCACCATCGCTTCGTTTTACCAGTTCTCCTATTTAAAAGACCCACTGGCCAAAACAGCGCCTATTTATACCACACCCACCACCGATACTACCCATGGCAACCCCAAGGCAACGCTGAAGGACATTTATTCGCTGGTAGTTACCGATCTGTTGCAGGCGAAAGATTTGCTGAACGGGTATCAGCGTACGGCCAAGTACAAGATCAACCAGGACGTAGTAAATGGTTTGCTGGCCCGCGCTTATCTGAATACAGGACAATGGCTTTCCGCCGCCGCAGCAGCTGATGAAGCATTGAAGAATTATCCCCTGATGCCACCGGCAGATTATACCAGGGGCTTCAACGATGTAAACAATTCAGAATGGATCTGGGGTCACCCGGAAACACCCAGCCAGAGCGATGGCAGTTACAGTTTTAACTTCCTGGATGTTTCTTCTGCTGCTTCAGGCTATTACAGCTTTATGGCCGATCCGTTCTTTGGCGATCTTTTCGACAATGGTGATATCCGCAAAACCCTTTTCAGCTGGGACCCTAATGCCGGCCGCCAGGGTTACCTGCAATATAAAAAGTTCAGGTTCCGCGACGATGTAACCGGTGATCTTGTTTTGATGAGAAGCGCAGAAGCTTACCTGATTAAAGCGGAAGGATACGCGCGCAACAACAATATTACCGATGGCGCTGCCGCCCTGAACGCATTACGCACTGCCCGGGGCGCCGTTACTTTTGACGCTACAGGCGCTACCCAGCAACAGTTGCTCGATGCCGTTTTGCTGGAACGCAGAAAAGAATTGTGGGGAGAAGGTTTTGCCCTGTCGGACATAATCCGCAACCAATTGCCGGTGGTACGCAAACCGTATGTAGATGCGAGTGGTAACGATCGCCTGATAGGCTACACACAATCAGATGGTTCTATTAAACAGTACCCAATCAAATACCATACGGCCCTGAAGTTTGCAGATGGCACACCGTTCATACCCAATAGTATTAATTATTTGTTCACCCTTCCGCAAACGGAAGAACAAAACAATCCCAACCTGCTTAATTAA
- a CDS encoding carboxy terminal-processing peptidase, with amino-acid sequence MKKGIITIAWVALQAFTPPRDDQRSILTQVGAMLEQRHYLQPVINDHFSKGVWEAHLHSLDNRKYIFLEEDIKQLAAWEFSLDNELHGDSIQFFPAVTSLYAKRYNEVAGIYRRLLTHPFTFNDKDSIFPDKEYVNFPANDTERERRWNNYLKQVVLEKFTALQEQRAQSKPGDANHGKTDKQLEQTARESLLKQLDKKLARYFGQNTQQLFSNYLNSILRYTDPHSDYFPPLDKQEFDQHMANRFYGIGSLLQEDEEGHVIIASLDAGGPAWKSNALTINDQIVKVGQGNDDTPVEVEGMSVKEVARLVRGEKGTMVRLYVRKADGNIVIVSLVREEIRREEAGARSAIIMKDGKKTGYIYLPVFYDDFAHADGAHCADDIEKEVNKLKAENVNSIIIDLRNNGGGSMVQVVKMVGMFVGSGPIVQVRSGNGTPQVITGNRLEPLYNGPLVVMVNELSASASEIFAAAIQDYKRGLIIGSSTFGKGTVQNEMQLGQQKEGALKLTVKKFYRINGGSTQQKGVIPDIVLPDIYETQGIHEANMPFALTWDGIQPLAFTERSNNNTDQLVAHATERIKRDSAFNCIRRYNDTLEIFKNTRGQGMTLALYKAHLVQRARIAHQFDAVLQLPEKRMMDVQELPGKDNGPWVKGLAKDIYLEQVLNTMTEMQ; translated from the coding sequence ATGAAAAAAGGAATAATAACGATTGCATGGGTAGCCTTACAGGCTTTTACCCCGCCGCGCGATGACCAGCGCAGCATTCTCACGCAAGTGGGAGCTATGCTGGAACAAAGGCATTACCTGCAACCGGTTATCAACGACCATTTTTCCAAAGGCGTTTGGGAAGCGCACCTGCATTCCCTTGATAACCGTAAATATATCTTCCTGGAAGAAGATATTAAGCAGCTGGCCGCCTGGGAGTTTTCCCTTGATAATGAATTGCATGGCGATTCCATCCAGTTTTTTCCTGCCGTTACAAGCCTGTATGCAAAAAGATACAACGAGGTTGCGGGGATCTACAGGCGATTGTTGACCCATCCGTTTACCTTCAATGACAAGGATAGTATTTTTCCTGATAAGGAGTATGTAAACTTCCCTGCGAATGATACCGAGCGTGAACGCAGGTGGAACAATTACCTGAAACAGGTTGTACTCGAAAAATTCACCGCCCTGCAGGAGCAGCGCGCACAAAGCAAACCCGGTGATGCCAACCACGGCAAAACAGATAAGCAGCTGGAGCAGACGGCCCGCGAGAGCCTGTTGAAGCAACTGGACAAAAAACTGGCCCGGTACTTTGGTCAGAATACGCAACAGCTGTTCAGCAATTACCTGAACAGCATTCTTCGTTATACAGATCCGCATTCAGATTATTTTCCGCCGCTCGATAAACAGGAATTTGACCAGCACATGGCCAATCGTTTTTACGGCATTGGCTCCCTGTTACAGGAAGATGAAGAAGGCCATGTGATCATTGCCTCGCTCGACGCCGGTGGCCCGGCCTGGAAAAGCAATGCCCTTACCATCAACGATCAGATCGTGAAAGTAGGGCAGGGGAATGACGACACGCCGGTTGAAGTGGAAGGCATGTCGGTTAAAGAAGTAGCCCGGCTTGTTCGCGGTGAAAAGGGCACTATGGTAAGGTTGTATGTTCGCAAAGCCGATGGCAATATTGTTATCGTATCCCTGGTAAGAGAAGAAATACGCAGGGAAGAAGCAGGCGCCAGAAGCGCCATCATTATGAAAGACGGAAAGAAAACAGGATATATCTACCTGCCGGTATTTTATGATGATTTCGCCCATGCAGATGGGGCGCATTGTGCTGATGATATAGAGAAAGAAGTGAACAAGCTGAAAGCAGAGAACGTGAACAGCATCATCATCGATCTGCGTAATAATGGGGGCGGCTCTATGGTGCAGGTAGTAAAGATGGTGGGCATGTTTGTTGGCAGCGGGCCGATAGTACAGGTAAGATCGGGCAATGGAACGCCACAGGTAATAACCGGCAACCGGCTTGAACCGCTGTACAATGGTCCATTGGTGGTAATGGTAAACGAACTGAGCGCTTCCGCCTCCGAGATCTTTGCTGCTGCCATCCAGGATTACAAACGCGGGCTTATTATAGGCAGTTCCACATTTGGTAAAGGCACCGTACAGAATGAAATGCAATTGGGCCAGCAAAAAGAAGGCGCGTTGAAACTCACCGTAAAAAAATTCTACCGCATCAATGGCGGTTCCACCCAGCAAAAAGGAGTGATCCCGGATATTGTGCTGCCTGATATTTATGAAACGCAGGGCATTCACGAAGCGAATATGCCTTTTGCCCTTACCTGGGATGGCATACAACCTTTGGCGTTTACCGAACGTTCCAATAACAATACCGACCAACTGGTTGCGCATGCAACAGAACGCATTAAGCGCGACAGCGCTTTTAACTGCATTCGCCGGTACAATGATACGCTGGAAATTTTCAAAAATACCCGCGGGCAGGGAATGACGCTGGCGCTGTACAAAGCCCACCTGGTACAACGGGCCCGCATAGCCCACCAGTTTGACGCCGTGCTGCAATTGCCGGAGAAGAGAATGATGGATGTACAGGAACTTCCGGGAAAAGACAATGGCCCCTGGGTGAAAGGCCTGGCCAAAGACATTTACCTGGAACAGGTGCTGAACACTATGACGGAAATGCAATAA
- a CDS encoding SusC/RagA family TonB-linked outer membrane protein — protein MLQKQGLLALILLFSSGLFAQTKLIRGVVLSAENKQPLEGATIVVNKSAHPAVTNAQGRFEVAVEQDKATLTISFVGRESYETEVKAGEPQLTILLKASNTTLEEVVAVAYTTVKRSGYPGAVASISSDKVNNRLTPNITNALQGLAPGIQTTSANGQPGNSSAIRIRGVGSINASSAPLFVVDGAPYDGDINALDPADIAAISILKDATAANLYGSRAANGVIIITTKQGKKGDATINATLNQGWSSRAVKDYDKLGTDQYFELYWEALRNKAIANGQTNAQAAASASSSLVSNLGINPYGTTYPEPVGHDGKLVAGAHPLWNDDWEKGMHRNAKYTQAQLSFAGGSDKSTYYVGGGYTNNEGAFIESGFKRYNFRSNLTLQAKPWLKVGLNLNGASTSQDYPTSSDSKQANVVLFGRTIPGFYPIYQRNADGSYKPDNNGQLQFDYGAYRPNAALPKYNLIGSMPLNKSRNTNENVSARTYLEAAITKALKVKTSFNLDYTNSNSLYYTNPLLGEDAAIGGTIQKSSSRFLAYTWNNIATYDVDIASAHHINLLAGQEYYYLSSSGLSGNRQNFALPYLYEPVAASQLMDFTGTSDNYTKLSFFGQGQYNYLGKYFFTASVRKDGSSRFSPDSRWGTFWSTGASWRISEEEFLKSVNWLSALTIKTSYGASGNDNLSATNGGYYAYLALYNIENNQGNGGVVPSRLPTPGLKWESNLNFNTGIDFGFLKNRIYGSFNYYRRTSKDLLYSKPLAGSTGFTAISANIGELRNTGVELELNVVPVSTKDWRWQLGINVAHNKNELTSLPQKEIISGTKKLMVGKSVYDFFLRQWAGVDPATGNPLWYRTTADGKKETTSTYAQGTQYYAGSALPDVTGGITSSLNYKQVELSFVFAYSLGGKVLDADYISLMTGAVNPGRNWSPELLSRWTPDHTNTNVPRFTTDDLGFSSTSTRFLYDATYARLKQVSLGYNLPANLLGRIGFKSAKVYGLAENLLTFYGHQGMDPEQAVDGTTYYQYPQMKTISVGLQIGL, from the coding sequence ATGCTACAAAAACAAGGCTTGCTCGCACTGATACTGCTATTCAGCAGCGGGCTTTTTGCACAAACAAAACTAATCCGCGGTGTGGTACTGAGCGCTGAAAACAAACAGCCGCTTGAAGGCGCCACCATAGTCGTGAACAAATCAGCACATCCCGCTGTTACCAATGCCCAGGGACGTTTTGAAGTGGCGGTAGAGCAGGACAAAGCAACACTCACCATTTCATTTGTAGGAAGAGAGTCTTACGAAACAGAAGTGAAAGCAGGTGAGCCCCAATTGACCATTCTTTTAAAAGCCTCCAATACTACGCTTGAAGAAGTAGTGGCGGTTGCGTACACCACGGTTAAACGGTCGGGCTATCCCGGTGCAGTGGCCTCTATTTCTTCCGACAAAGTAAATAACCGGCTTACGCCCAATATCACGAATGCCTTGCAGGGGCTGGCGCCCGGTATTCAAACCACTTCCGCTAACGGGCAGCCTGGTAACAGTTCCGCCATCCGAATCCGCGGTGTGGGCAGCATCAATGCCTCCAGTGCGCCGTTGTTCGTGGTGGATGGCGCACCGTATGATGGGGATATCAACGCACTCGATCCGGCAGATATTGCCGCTATCAGCATCCTGAAAGACGCTACAGCCGCCAACCTGTATGGATCACGGGCAGCCAATGGCGTTATCATCATCACTACCAAACAGGGTAAGAAGGGCGATGCCACCATTAATGCCACCCTGAACCAGGGCTGGAGCAGCCGGGCGGTGAAAGATTATGACAAACTGGGCACCGATCAATACTTTGAATTGTATTGGGAAGCCCTGCGCAACAAAGCAATTGCTAACGGACAAACCAATGCGCAGGCAGCGGCTTCTGCCAGCAGTTCCTTGGTATCAAACCTGGGCATCAACCCGTATGGCACTACCTACCCCGAGCCCGTTGGCCACGATGGCAAACTGGTTGCCGGCGCCCACCCATTGTGGAACGATGACTGGGAAAAAGGCATGCACCGGAACGCCAAATACACCCAGGCACAACTCAGTTTTGCAGGCGGCAGCGATAAATCTACCTACTACGTTGGCGGTGGTTACACCAATAACGAAGGCGCGTTTATCGAATCGGGTTTTAAACGGTATAACTTCAGGAGCAATCTTACGCTGCAGGCAAAGCCCTGGTTAAAAGTAGGGCTTAACCTCAACGGAGCCAGCACGTCGCAGGACTATCCCACTTCCTCCGACTCCAAGCAGGCCAATGTGGTGTTATTTGGCCGGACCATTCCCGGCTTCTACCCCATTTATCAGCGCAATGCCGATGGCAGTTACAAACCAGACAACAATGGCCAACTGCAGTTCGATTACGGCGCCTACCGGCCTAATGCAGCCTTACCAAAGTACAATCTCATTGGCTCCATGCCACTGAATAAGTCGAGAAACACCAATGAAAATGTTTCTGCCCGTACCTATCTTGAAGCGGCCATTACCAAAGCGCTGAAGGTTAAAACAAGCTTTAACCTGGATTATACCAACAGCAACTCCTTATATTACACCAATCCATTACTGGGCGAAGATGCCGCCATTGGCGGCACCATTCAAAAAAGCAGCAGCCGTTTTCTTGCCTATACCTGGAACAATATTGCCACCTACGATGTAGACATAGCATCGGCACATCACATTAACCTGCTGGCCGGACAGGAATATTATTACCTGAGCTCAAGCGGCCTTAGCGGGAACCGGCAGAATTTTGCATTGCCCTATTTGTATGAACCGGTAGCCGCTTCACAACTAATGGATTTTACCGGCACCTCCGATAACTATACCAAACTGAGCTTCTTTGGCCAGGGACAATACAATTACCTGGGTAAATACTTCTTTACCGCTTCTGTGCGCAAAGATGGTTCCTCCCGCTTTTCGCCCGACAGCCGCTGGGGTACATTCTGGAGCACCGGCGCCAGCTGGCGAATTTCGGAGGAGGAATTTTTAAAGTCTGTAAACTGGCTGAGCGCCCTTACCATAAAAACAAGTTATGGCGCTTCCGGCAATGATAACCTGTCGGCTACTAACGGTGGTTATTATGCTTATCTCGCCCTGTACAATATAGAAAACAACCAGGGTAACGGGGGCGTTGTTCCCTCGCGGCTGCCAACACCCGGGCTAAAATGGGAAAGCAACCTGAACTTCAATACCGGGATTGACTTTGGCTTTTTGAAAAACAGGATCTACGGAAGTTTTAATTATTACAGAAGAACCAGTAAAGACCTGTTGTACTCCAAACCGCTGGCCGGCTCTACGGGTTTCACCGCCATAAGCGCCAATATTGGCGAATTGCGCAATACCGGGGTGGAACTGGAACTGAATGTGGTTCCGGTTAGCACCAAAGACTGGAGATGGCAATTAGGCATTAACGTGGCGCACAACAAAAACGAGCTCACATCCCTGCCACAAAAGGAGATCATCAGCGGTACCAAAAAACTGATGGTAGGCAAATCCGTGTATGATTTCTTCCTGCGCCAGTGGGCCGGTGTAGACCCTGCTACGGGTAATCCTTTGTGGTACCGTACTACAGCCGATGGTAAAAAGGAAACCACTTCTACCTACGCACAGGGTACACAATATTATGCCGGTTCTGCCCTGCCCGATGTAACCGGTGGCATTACCAGCTCACTCAATTATAAACAGGTGGAATTATCGTTTGTGTTTGCTTACAGCCTGGGCGGTAAGGTGCTGGATGCCGATTATATTTCCCTGATGACCGGCGCTGTGAATCCCGGCCGTAACTGGTCGCCCGAACTATTGAGCCGCTGGACGCCCGACCATACCAATACCAACGTACCCCGCTTTACCACGGATGACCTGGGCTTTAGCTCTACCAGCACCCGCTTTTTATACGATGCTACCTATGCCCGGTTGAAACAGGTCTCGCTGGGTTACAATCTGCCGGCAAACCTGCTGGGCCGCATCGGGTTTAAATCGGCCAAAGTATATGGGCTGGCAGAGAACCTGCTCACCTTTTATGGCCACCAGGGCATGGACCCCGAACAGGCTGTAGATGGCACCACCTACTATCAGTATCCGCAAATGAAAACCATCTCCGTTGGCTTACAGATAGGCTTATAA
- a CDS encoding cyanophycinase yields MAEIKGTLIPIGGAEDKGIDYIKNAKENSRFDFFEAGILRQIVKLVERQGAPKIELITTASSFPEKMEETYCNAFGKLGCKNMKHLFITHREQVDTEENLNRLKECNCIIFTGGDQLRLTSILGGTELLACIKRRYQEEPIVVAGTSAGAMAMGGTMIYDGNATRAHLKGEIKFSTGFDFISNVIIDTHFEKRGRFNRLAQAVAVQPGILGFGLAEDTGLIITGGNDIEVIGSGIITVLNGKNITYTNLIDIAERMPISVENIIVHILSQGEHFDLTTNQPARPGVS; encoded by the coding sequence ATGGCTGAGATAAAAGGAACGTTGATACCTATTGGGGGTGCTGAAGACAAGGGCATTGATTATATAAAAAACGCAAAAGAAAACTCCCGCTTCGACTTTTTTGAAGCCGGCATTTTACGGCAGATCGTTAAACTGGTGGAGCGACAGGGCGCCCCGAAGATCGAATTGATCACCACGGCCTCCTCGTTTCCTGAAAAAATGGAAGAGACCTACTGCAACGCCTTTGGAAAATTAGGCTGCAAAAACATGAAGCATCTTTTTATTACTCACCGCGAACAGGTAGATACGGAAGAAAACCTGAACCGGTTGAAGGAATGTAATTGCATCATCTTTACCGGCGGCGACCAGCTTCGCTTAACCTCTATACTTGGTGGAACCGAATTGCTGGCCTGCATTAAAAGAAGGTACCAGGAAGAGCCGATTGTGGTGGCGGGCACCAGCGCCGGCGCCATGGCCATGGGCGGCACCATGATCTACGACGGCAACGCCACCCGCGCACACCTGAAGGGAGAAATAAAATTCAGTACCGGTTTTGATTTTATCAGTAATGTTATTATAGATACACATTTTGAAAAAAGAGGCCGTTTTAACCGGCTGGCCCAGGCAGTGGCGGTGCAGCCCGGCATTTTAGGTTTTGGCCTGGCAGAGGATACAGGCCTCATTATTACCGGGGGCAATGATATTGAGGTGATCGGCTCGGGCATCATCACGGTTTTAAACGGCAAGAATATAACTTACACCAATCTTATCGACATAGCTGAACGAATGCCTATTTCGGTTGAAAACATCATCGTGCATATTCTTTCGCAGGGCGAACATTTCGATCTTACCACCAATCAGCCGGCACGGCCGGGTGTTTCCTAA
- a CDS encoding PAS domain-containing protein, translated as MATRQKTIANQGYIQSFIDCSLDVVQVFQAVRDKDSNIIDFIWTANNKQAVEQNGDVIGKSLIQQNPGVMRSGIFNRMVQVATTGVPQRYEQHYSFEQFRSQWFYQSIVKFEDGLIMTTREITAMKMAEQQVIRSNILLQSVFDSSLNTITVVEAVRNKNGEIIDFKYLLTNTLAKLTEGGDPFAQLYLQRHPEMMNTEHLESLKMVVETGNPAEWIYHYDVPGYNNWYKVKAVKMGDGVAVTADDITEQKMTTQEMLRMKDELAQRITDKYHRIIESMDEGFCIIEVIFNNRKKAVDYRFLEVNAVFEKHTGLNEVIGKTMRELAADIEEDWIRIFGNVAVTGVPSRFQHEAKPLNRWYDVYAFRIDEPDDHHVAILFNDMSVRSKSQVTT; from the coding sequence ATGGCAACCAGGCAAAAAACTATTGCAAACCAGGGATACATACAATCCTTTATAGACTGTTCACTTGACGTAGTACAGGTTTTTCAGGCGGTAAGAGATAAAGACAGCAATATTATTGATTTCATCTGGACGGCCAACAATAAACAGGCCGTTGAACAGAATGGCGATGTGATTGGTAAAAGCCTGATTCAACAAAACCCCGGTGTTATGCGGTCCGGCATTTTTAACCGCATGGTGCAGGTTGCCACAACGGGCGTTCCCCAGCGGTACGAACAACACTATTCCTTCGAACAGTTCAGGTCTCAATGGTTTTACCAGTCCATTGTCAAATTTGAGGATGGCCTGATAATGACGACCAGGGAAATTACAGCTATGAAAATGGCCGAACAGCAGGTCATAAGAAGCAACATCCTGCTGCAGTCTGTTTTTGACTCCTCACTGAACACGATAACAGTTGTAGAAGCGGTACGAAATAAAAATGGCGAAATAATTGATTTCAAGTACCTGCTCACCAATACCCTGGCGAAACTCACCGAAGGCGGCGACCCGTTTGCGCAGCTATACCTGCAACGGCATCCCGAAATGATGAACACAGAACATCTCGAAAGTCTGAAAATGGTGGTTGAAACCGGTAACCCCGCAGAATGGATCTATCATTATGATGTACCGGGATACAATAACTGGTACAAGGTGAAAGCCGTTAAAATGGGCGACGGCGTTGCCGTAACGGCAGATGATATAACGGAACAGAAAATGACAACCCAGGAAATGTTGCGGATGAAGGACGAGTTAGCGCAGCGCATTACCGATAAATACCACCGGATCATTGAGTCTATGGATGAAGGGTTTTGCATTATTGAGGTTATTTTCAATAACAGGAAAAAGGCGGTAGACTACCGCTTCCTGGAGGTGAATGCAGTATTTGAAAAACATACCGGGTTGAACGAGGTTATTGGCAAAACCATGCGGGAACTGGCGGCTGATATTGAAGAAGACTGGATCCGGATCTTTGGCAATGTTGCTGTCACCGGCGTTCCGTCACGATTTCAGCATGAGGCCAAACCACTGAATCGCTGGTATGATGTGTATGCCTTTCGCATCGACGAACCTGATGATCATCATGTGGCCATTTTATTCAATGACATGTCCGTTCGCAGTAAGAGCCAGGTTACTACTTAG